One region of SAR324 cluster bacterium genomic DNA includes:
- a CDS encoding PDZ domain-containing protein, which produces MKKDVLQQGYFRSPTVSQDQVVFLGEDDLWTVELRGGKAHRLTSGRGEIISPVFSPDGRWIACCASEEGGTDVYVLSAEGSPLFRLTYLGKTRYVVGWTPDSQSVIFQSAHQAVHRADDAQLYQVSLEGGPVEPLPFGPATFMHQSGNGKGCVLGRNAISNFRWKRYRGGTVGEVWLDRNGKNKFEKLALPGNPVRPFWIGDHIYFVSDHEQMGNLYRCGLDGTEITAMTHQENYYVRGVQTDRQHLVYQAGGDLWAMNLEHDEHWQIPIQWHSPKTRLQRKFVYGVDYLEEVHLHPQGHKIAVTSRGKLFSMPLWEDAAVQYGHRDGVRHRLIAWMPDGKLVTVSDQQGDQECLAVFSEIPAVEPEMLIPLPPGRVQTIVCAPSANLLAFTTSRMDLYLLNLENQKCKKVDESPIKEITDVVFSPDSNWIAYCKPLSLELTAIFLLNLETGKSHQITHPVRYDFAPSFDPEGRWLYFLSARSYNPIWDTVQYAAVFTRSIKPYLITLRDDITSPFNPQPYAPGKERGQEEDAAQNEKSPKSTKKKRGKAEPEEKSITKIKIDLEGIEHRIIEFPMAESIYGQVVGLPGKILFTEFPMTGDLEDPAFETDLEDGILWGYDLEKQEAEILARDVGDIELRPAANTLLYLSSHEVRVVEAGVVVSEDGPEYPCRKTGWIDLDRIRISINYPAEWRQMFQESWRLQKEFFWTETLGGVDWNQVYQRYFPLLERVGSRSELSDIIWEMQGELGTSHAYEYGGDYHVPPIYPIGSLGADLEYSKKHKAYVIRQIYRGDVWRKNEHSPLCEPGLRIKEGDLLLAIGGTPINSQTSPEELLVNQAGQNVMLTIKSPDKKAEVRHVFVQTLRRDQRARYREWVTNNYRKVMEATEGRVGYIHLPDMQSEGIAEFHRAYLAQTDREGLIIDVRYNSGGFVSPLILEKLTHRHLGYDVPRWGASETYPYHTMKGHLIALANEFSGSDGDMFCYSFKTLQLGPLIGKRTWGGVVGIDNQYHLVDGSLTTQPQFSMWFHNSGWGIENVGVEPDIEVECFPQDYAKGKDPQLERSIAEMLRMLKEKPVHNNRLQKKPV; this is translated from the coding sequence TTGAAAAAAGATGTGCTGCAACAGGGATATTTTCGTAGTCCAACCGTTTCTCAAGATCAAGTGGTTTTCCTGGGAGAAGACGACTTGTGGACAGTGGAACTTCGGGGTGGGAAAGCCCACAGACTCACCAGCGGACGCGGTGAAATCATTTCGCCTGTGTTTTCTCCTGATGGACGCTGGATCGCCTGTTGTGCCTCCGAAGAAGGTGGAACCGATGTCTATGTCCTTTCCGCTGAAGGCAGTCCCCTGTTCAGGCTGACGTATCTTGGTAAAACCCGTTATGTGGTGGGCTGGACCCCCGACAGTCAATCGGTCATTTTTCAAAGCGCCCATCAGGCGGTACATCGTGCCGATGATGCCCAGTTGTATCAGGTTTCTCTGGAAGGCGGCCCTGTGGAACCACTGCCCTTTGGCCCGGCAACGTTCATGCATCAGTCTGGCAATGGCAAGGGCTGTGTGCTGGGACGCAACGCCATCAGCAATTTTCGCTGGAAACGTTATCGTGGCGGAACCGTGGGTGAAGTGTGGCTTGACCGTAACGGTAAAAATAAATTTGAAAAACTGGCGCTTCCAGGCAATCCGGTCCGGCCGTTCTGGATCGGTGACCATATCTATTTTGTTTCAGACCATGAACAAATGGGGAATCTTTACCGATGCGGTCTTGACGGAACTGAAATCACCGCAATGACCCATCAGGAAAATTATTATGTCAGAGGAGTCCAGACCGACCGACAGCATCTGGTCTATCAGGCAGGAGGCGACTTGTGGGCCATGAATCTGGAACACGATGAACACTGGCAGATCCCCATTCAGTGGCATTCACCCAAAACACGCCTGCAACGAAAATTTGTGTATGGCGTGGATTATCTGGAAGAAGTGCACCTGCATCCTCAAGGACACAAAATTGCGGTCACCTCCAGAGGCAAACTGTTTTCCATGCCGCTCTGGGAAGACGCGGCCGTTCAGTATGGACACCGCGACGGTGTGCGACACCGCCTGATCGCCTGGATGCCTGATGGAAAACTGGTCACAGTCTCTGATCAGCAGGGAGATCAGGAATGCCTGGCTGTTTTTTCAGAAATCCCGGCAGTGGAACCGGAAATGCTGATTCCCTTGCCGCCGGGAAGGGTTCAAACCATTGTGTGCGCACCTTCAGCCAATCTGCTTGCGTTCACCACCAGCCGCATGGATCTGTATCTGTTGAATCTGGAAAATCAGAAATGTAAAAAAGTGGATGAGTCCCCCATCAAGGAAATCACGGATGTGGTGTTTTCTCCAGACAGCAACTGGATTGCCTATTGCAAACCGCTGAGTCTGGAATTGACAGCGATTTTTCTACTCAATCTGGAAACCGGCAAAAGCCATCAGATCACGCATCCTGTCCGGTATGACTTTGCTCCGTCCTTTGATCCGGAAGGACGCTGGCTCTATTTCCTTTCCGCCAGAAGTTACAATCCCATCTGGGACACAGTACAATATGCGGCGGTATTCACCCGCTCCATCAAACCCTATCTGATCACCTTGAGAGATGACATCACCAGTCCCTTCAATCCACAACCCTACGCCCCCGGCAAGGAACGTGGACAGGAGGAAGATGCGGCACAAAATGAAAAATCACCAAAATCAACAAAGAAAAAACGAGGAAAAGCAGAACCTGAGGAAAAATCGATCACCAAAATCAAGATCGATCTGGAAGGCATTGAACACAGAATCATTGAATTTCCCATGGCAGAAAGCATTTATGGGCAGGTGGTCGGTTTGCCCGGAAAAATTCTCTTTACCGAATTTCCAATGACCGGTGATCTCGAAGACCCCGCCTTTGAAACAGACCTGGAAGATGGGATTCTGTGGGGGTACGACCTGGAAAAGCAGGAAGCGGAAATCCTGGCCAGAGACGTTGGGGATATTGAATTGAGACCTGCCGCAAACACCCTGCTGTATTTATCGTCCCATGAAGTAAGGGTGGTCGAAGCCGGTGTGGTTGTTTCCGAAGATGGCCCTGAATATCCTTGCAGAAAAACCGGATGGATCGATCTGGACCGTATCCGGATTTCCATCAATTATCCCGCGGAATGGCGGCAGATGTTTCAGGAATCATGGCGGCTTCAGAAAGAATTCTTCTGGACCGAAACCCTCGGCGGCGTGGATTGGAATCAGGTTTATCAACGATATTTTCCGTTGCTGGAACGGGTGGGCAGTCGGTCAGAACTTTCGGATATCATCTGGGAAATGCAGGGAGAACTGGGAACTTCCCATGCCTATGAATATGGCGGTGATTACCATGTACCTCCGATTTATCCTATCGGATCTTTGGGGGCAGATCTGGAATATAGCAAAAAACATAAGGCGTATGTCATTCGACAGATCTACCGGGGCGATGTGTGGCGAAAAAATGAACATTCTCCGCTCTGTGAACCCGGCTTGAGAATCAAGGAAGGCGATTTGCTACTGGCAATCGGAGGCACGCCGATCAACAGTCAAACTTCGCCTGAAGAATTACTGGTCAATCAGGCTGGACAAAATGTAATGCTCACCATTAAAAGTCCGGATAAAAAGGCGGAAGTCCGGCATGTTTTTGTTCAAACCCTGCGACGGGATCAGCGGGCACGTTATCGGGAATGGGTCACAAACAACTATCGCAAAGTCATGGAAGCGACGGAGGGACGAGTCGGCTATATCCATCTGCCCGACATGCAGAGTGAAGGCATCGCTGAATTTCATCGGGCGTATCTTGCGCAAACAGACCGGGAAGGACTCATCATTGATGTGCGCTACAATTCAGGCGGATTTGTTTCTCCATTGATTCTGGAAAAACTGACGCACCGGCATCTGGGCTATGATGTGCCACGTTGGGGTGCCTCTGAAACCTATCCCTATCACACCATGAAAGGGCATCTGATCGCACTGGCCAATGAATTTTCCGGTTCTGACGGCGATATGTTCTGTTACAGTTTCAAAACGTTGCAATTAGGTCCGCTGATTGGCAAACGCACCTGGGGCGGCGTTGTCGGCATTGATAACCAGTATCATCTGGTGGATGGTTCCCTGACCACCCAACCCCAGTTTTCCATGTGGTTTCACAACTCAGGTTGGGGCATTGAAAATGTGGGAGTTGAACCCGACATTGAGGTGGAATGCTTCCCTCAGGATTACGCCAAAGGCAAAGATCCGCAACTGGAACGCTCCATTGCGGAAATGCTGAGGATGCTCAAGGAAAAACCGGTCCACAACAACCGCCTCCAGAAAAAACCTGTATGA
- the murJ gene encoding murein biosynthesis integral membrane protein MurJ: protein MNSTDTQTTRRQILRRAGVITLFTLISRILGAVRDLVIAHVFGAGLATDAFVQAFTIPNVFRRLTAEGSMTLAFIPLYTEIRETQGRDKAKIFAQKVMGLVFWSTLGISLACIVFSPQLVYLFAAGFADTPEQFDLTVWMTRLMFPYLIMISLVAWAMGVLNAEKIFAAPAAAPILLNVAIIGFALGVAPLLEVPIIAVAWGVLVGGIAQVILQIPSLRSIKQSIRPIVFWNDPEVSRLLRLLGPSIFGIAVYQINIIILRNIASFLPSGQVTYYYNANRLTELVLGVFAVAFATATFPELSEHTAQTDWVKIRSTVKWTIKSILFIILPATAGLTAAAQPIVAMLYLHGAYSVSDVTQTATTLQAFAVGIPAIAVIRVQISLCYALKDTRTPVIISLFTMIITALLGWWWSKTHEVVGLALGLSVGTWFQSLSLWATLRREPELREGWLPMTAIFKYTLASCGIGALAWYASSFGDWDRGPFSLENWARFSGILVGAVVLYPALLIALRDTTTQEWLKWFKKKLRKSSV from the coding sequence TTGAATTCCACTGACACGCAAACCACCAGAAGGCAAATCCTCCGCCGGGCTGGTGTCATCACACTGTTTACCTTGATTTCCAGAATTTTGGGAGCTGTTCGCGATCTGGTGATCGCTCATGTATTTGGGGCGGGTTTGGCAACCGACGCATTTGTGCAGGCGTTTACGATTCCCAATGTTTTTCGCCGCTTGACCGCGGAAGGGTCCATGACCCTGGCCTTCATACCACTTTACACCGAAATACGGGAAACCCAGGGGAGGGACAAGGCAAAAATCTTTGCCCAAAAAGTTATGGGACTGGTGTTCTGGAGCACGTTGGGCATCAGTCTGGCGTGTATTGTCTTCAGTCCGCAACTGGTCTATCTGTTTGCCGCTGGCTTTGCGGATACACCGGAACAGTTTGATCTGACGGTGTGGATGACCCGGCTGATGTTTCCATACCTCATCATGATTTCTCTGGTTGCCTGGGCCATGGGGGTGCTGAATGCTGAAAAAATCTTTGCCGCGCCAGCCGCCGCGCCGATTCTGCTCAATGTTGCCATCATCGGTTTTGCGCTGGGAGTCGCCCCTTTGCTGGAGGTGCCCATCATTGCTGTCGCCTGGGGTGTTCTGGTGGGGGGGATCGCACAGGTGATACTACAGATTCCATCGCTGAGGAGTATCAAACAATCTATTCGTCCGATTGTGTTCTGGAACGATCCTGAGGTGTCGAGGCTGCTCCGGTTGTTGGGACCGTCTATTTTCGGCATTGCGGTGTATCAGATCAACATCATCATTTTACGCAACATTGCCAGTTTCCTGCCTTCAGGACAAGTGACCTATTATTACAATGCAAACCGTCTGACCGAATTGGTGCTGGGCGTGTTTGCGGTGGCGTTCGCGACCGCGACGTTTCCAGAACTCAGTGAACATACGGCTCAGACGGATTGGGTCAAGATCCGCTCAACCGTCAAATGGACCATCAAATCCATCCTGTTTATTATTTTACCGGCCACTGCGGGTTTAACCGCCGCGGCTCAGCCGATTGTTGCCATGCTCTATTTACATGGTGCCTATTCTGTGTCTGATGTCACTCAGACTGCAACGACTCTGCAGGCGTTTGCGGTGGGAATTCCGGCGATCGCGGTCATTCGTGTGCAGATTTCACTGTGCTATGCGCTGAAAGATACCCGAACGCCAGTGATCATCTCATTGTTCACCATGATCATCACCGCCTTGCTTGGCTGGTGGTGGAGCAAAACCCATGAAGTGGTTGGACTGGCCCTGGGACTATCAGTCGGAACCTGGTTTCAAAGCCTGTCCTTGTGGGCAACCTTGCGGAGAGAACCGGAACTTCGAGAGGGCTGGTTGCCGATGACCGCCATTTTCAAGTACACGCTGGCATCCTGTGGAATAGGGGCCTTGGCATGGTATGCGAGTTCCTTCGGTGATTGGGATCGCGGACCTTTTTCACTGGAAAACTGGGCACGATTCAGTGGCATTCTGGTTGGTGCGGTTGTGTTATATCCTGCCTTGCTGATTGCATTGCGCGATACCACCACACAGGAATGGCTGAAGTGGTTCAAGAAAAAACTGCGGAAAAGTTCAGTGTAG
- a CDS encoding response regulator: MPTSKDMKILIVDDFTKMRAIMRSTLRKLGYDNVIEADNGEAALIKLQHERVDFVIADWNMPKMSGLELLKEVRKDERFKDLPFLMVTAEALPENVIAAIRAGVNNYVVKPYTQQTLDEKINSIFK; this comes from the coding sequence ATGCCTACCAGCAAAGACATGAAAATTCTCATTGTAGATGATTTCACAAAAATGAGAGCCATCATGAGATCTACCCTGAGAAAACTGGGATATGACAATGTGATAGAAGCCGATAATGGCGAAGCCGCCCTGATCAAACTCCAACATGAACGAGTTGATTTTGTGATCGCAGACTGGAATATGCCGAAAATGTCTGGACTGGAATTACTCAAGGAAGTTCGAAAAGATGAACGATTCAAAGACCTCCCCTTTCTCATGGTCACTGCGGAAGCACTCCCTGAAAATGTCATTGCGGCGATTCGTGCAGGAGTGAACAATTATGTGGTAAAACCTTATACCCAGCAAACCCTTGACGAAAAAATTAATTCCATTTTTAAATAA
- a CDS encoding uridine kinase: MKIIAVAGGSGCGKSLFAHYLQERLPKSNIIALDNFYQERPDHIPMEKYNFDIPSAFDFKLFHQALEDLSEGVPAHIPMYEYGTGKRKRTTTKLIPGEFLIIEGLYVLMSPSLRGSLTYSFYLESPPDVALGRRILRDHQERTADVEYTLNQYFTFVRPAYYTHILPTKQYANMVIENDIKSRLDLFLDDFFSKYTF, encoded by the coding sequence ATGAAAATTATTGCGGTAGCAGGAGGTTCCGGATGTGGAAAAAGTTTGTTCGCGCACTATCTGCAGGAACGTCTACCCAAATCGAATATCATTGCTCTTGATAATTTTTACCAGGAACGTCCTGATCACATTCCTATGGAAAAATATAACTTTGATATCCCTTCCGCTTTTGATTTCAAACTTTTTCATCAAGCGCTGGAGGACCTGTCTGAAGGCGTGCCCGCACATATTCCCATGTATGAATATGGAACAGGGAAACGTAAGCGAACTACCACCAAACTGATCCCCGGAGAGTTTCTGATCATTGAGGGGTTGTATGTGCTGATGTCTCCCAGTCTGCGTGGATCTCTCACCTATTCATTTTATCTGGAGAGTCCGCCGGATGTTGCTCTTGGACGTCGAATCCTGAGAGATCATCAGGAAAGAACCGCTGATGTTGAATATACCTTGAATCAATACTTTACTTTTGTTCGTCCCGCATATTACACCCATATTCTTCCCACCAAACAATATGCCAATATGGTCATAGAAAATGATATTAAAAGCCGGTTGGATTTGTTTCTGGACGATTTTTTCAGTAAGTATACTTTCTGA
- the bioD gene encoding dethiobiotin synthase — protein sequence MTQLIYIGGSHRTVGKTFIARGIITALRDKTIVGAWKPVDTGHIIYNANDVSTDAELLYHASRMTEHQNLVNPYMLNENYPPVLAAQRDGVEIKMDVLENYRKMLQERYPILITEGLSGLCLPITKTHTELDVIRQWATSILWITDIGESSLAETLAQLKIMKHEELPVKGIILNNWNNCDHADLLHYQWLTLEQQTSLRVWGMIPRMTEPAQDENIANWIQSYLEKGILNTLIK from the coding sequence ATGACACAACTAATCTACATTGGTGGTTCTCATCGGACTGTCGGAAAAACATTTATCGCACGAGGGATCATTACCGCATTACGGGACAAAACCATTGTTGGCGCCTGGAAACCAGTCGATACAGGGCACATCATTTATAACGCCAACGATGTTTCCACAGACGCGGAACTACTCTATCACGCCTCCCGGATGACTGAACATCAGAATTTGGTCAATCCCTATATGCTGAATGAAAATTACCCCCCTGTTCTTGCCGCGCAACGGGATGGTGTGGAAATCAAGATGGATGTTCTGGAAAACTACCGGAAAATGCTTCAGGAGCGTTACCCGATCCTGATCACTGAAGGATTGAGTGGCTTGTGTCTCCCCATCACCAAAACACATACCGAACTTGATGTGATACGACAGTGGGCAACTTCCATATTGTGGATCACCGATATTGGCGAATCATCGCTGGCAGAAACACTTGCGCAACTCAAAATCATGAAACATGAAGAACTGCCTGTCAAAGGAATTATTCTGAACAACTGGAACAATTGCGACCATGCGGATTTGCTTCATTATCAATGGCTCACCCTGGAACAACAGACATCCCTACGGGTTTGGGGCATGATTCCACGCATGACAGAACCAGCTCAGGATGAGAACATTGCCAACTGGATTCAATCCTACCTGGAAAAAGGTATTCTGAACACTTTGATCAAATAG
- a CDS encoding tetratricopeptide repeat protein has protein sequence MTVKFLQQGLYRGLFVVFSLMVIQGCADKALIRQSALQYFKEGNAAFDVRDYNAAIWHYVRAINLDSTTPEFYYNLGLVYYEIGNYKESLDAFENVLLMIPELPDTHYNMALAYNKLYNSDKANEHYNQYQAMLSVRMAQEAAARQKESQTQDAQNPNQDSGSQVSAASSGTTGESKPSEKKSPKKPRNLDNKTTPPKKKV, from the coding sequence ATGACTGTCAAGTTCCTCCAACAAGGATTGTATCGCGGTCTGTTTGTTGTATTTTCCCTCATGGTGATACAAGGTTGTGCTGATAAGGCTCTGATCCGTCAATCTGCGCTCCAGTATTTCAAGGAAGGCAACGCCGCGTTTGATGTACGTGATTATAACGCCGCAATATGGCATTATGTTCGGGCCATCAATCTTGATTCCACCACTCCTGAATTTTATTATAACCTCGGATTGGTTTATTATGAAATCGGAAATTATAAGGAATCTCTGGACGCGTTTGAAAATGTGTTGCTCATGATTCCGGAGCTTCCAGACACTCATTACAACATGGCTCTTGCATATAATAAATTATACAACAGTGACAAGGCGAACGAACATTACAATCAATATCAGGCGATGTTGAGTGTGCGAATGGCTCAGGAAGCCGCGGCAAGACAGAAAGAATCCCAGACTCAGGATGCTCAGAACCCAAATCAGGATTCCGGCAGTCAGGTTTCAGCGGCATCTTCTGGAACAACTGGAGAATCAAAGCCTTCAGAGAAAAAATCCCCTAAAAAACCACGAAATCTGGATAACAAAACGACACCTCCCAAGAAAAAAGTTTAA
- a CDS encoding phosphoribosylaminoimidazolecarboxamide formyltransferase: MTTITRNYVHQFDLKYGCNPHQSPSAIFSLADSNLPFQILNGKPGYINLLDALNAWQLVRELDKLLDAPAATSFKHVSPAGAAVAVPLSPVLQQVYECAGQELSPLATAYIRARGADPMSSFGDFIALSRVVDEATAQVIKSQVSDGVIAPGYEPKALEILKSKKNGGYVVLQANLEATAPEQEYREVFGVVFSQRTNHIELNSKNLLENVVTKATSISETARRDLILAAVTIKYTQSNSVGYALDGQMIGIGAGQQSRIDCTKLAGKKAEMWFLRQHPKVLELPFKADVKKVDRVNARVLFIENEMTDREQATWQENFVSLPNFLTSEERLAWISSMNGVSLASDAFFPFRDNIDQASRRGVSYIVQAGGSVRDDDVIQAANEYGMTMAFSKIRLFHH, from the coding sequence ATGACCACAATAACCCGCAACTATGTCCATCAGTTTGATTTGAAATACGGCTGTAATCCGCATCAATCGCCGTCCGCGATCTTCAGTTTAGCCGATAGCAATCTTCCCTTTCAAATATTAAATGGCAAACCAGGGTATATCAATTTGTTGGATGCGTTGAACGCATGGCAATTGGTTAGAGAACTGGACAAGCTTCTTGATGCGCCAGCCGCGACATCGTTCAAGCATGTCAGTCCGGCCGGCGCGGCTGTAGCTGTGCCGCTGTCTCCTGTTCTTCAGCAGGTATATGAATGCGCAGGGCAGGAATTGTCACCGTTGGCAACAGCCTATATTCGGGCCAGAGGGGCTGATCCCATGTCTTCTTTCGGCGATTTTATCGCCTTGAGCAGGGTTGTGGATGAAGCCACCGCTCAGGTGATTAAAAGCCAGGTTTCAGATGGTGTGATTGCACCCGGATATGAGCCCAAAGCGTTGGAAATTTTAAAATCAAAAAAGAATGGCGGGTATGTTGTGCTCCAGGCCAATCTTGAGGCCACTGCTCCAGAACAGGAATATCGAGAGGTGTTTGGTGTAGTGTTTTCCCAGCGTACCAACCACATAGAGCTGAATTCTAAAAATCTGCTTGAAAATGTGGTCACAAAGGCAACCTCCATTTCGGAGACTGCGCGTCGAGATTTGATTCTGGCCGCGGTAACCATCAAATACACCCAATCCAATTCTGTCGGCTATGCGCTGGATGGACAGATGATTGGCATTGGCGCTGGACAGCAAAGCCGGATTGACTGCACAAAACTGGCCGGTAAAAAAGCCGAAATGTGGTTCTTGCGCCAGCATCCCAAAGTTTTGGAGTTACCGTTCAAAGCGGATGTCAAGAAAGTGGATCGGGTCAATGCCCGGGTGCTGTTTATTGAAAATGAAATGACAGATCGTGAGCAGGCAACCTGGCAGGAAAATTTTGTGAGTTTGCCAAATTTCCTGACCTCTGAGGAACGGCTTGCATGGATCAGCTCCATGAACGGTGTCAGTCTGGCTTCCGATGCGTTTTTCCCGTTCAGAGACAATATCGACCAAGCCTCCAGACGTGGTGTAAGTTATATTGTTCAGGCTGGTGGCAGCGTGAGAGATGACGATGTGATACAGGCCGCCAATGAATATGGCATGACCATGGCGTTCTCCAAAATCCGTTTGTTTCATCATTAA
- a CDS encoding putative toxin-antitoxin system toxin component, PIN family, with translation MIDNNILISAFVFGGSIRNNFQKIVAREGIYFLTSIPVKEEIQTVLFREKFLTFRNKADLEVDLSAYLNDAVTIRITQTFTDCRDPKDNKFLDLAVSGQAHFLITGDKDLLVLNPFHGVQIMTMMDFMEVSSNFNA, from the coding sequence GTGATTGATAATAATATTCTCATTAGTGCTTTTGTTTTTGGAGGTTCCATCCGAAACAATTTTCAAAAAATCGTTGCCCGGGAAGGTATCTATTTTTTAACTTCAATTCCTGTGAAAGAAGAGATTCAGACAGTGCTCTTCCGGGAAAAGTTTTTAACTTTCAGAAACAAAGCTGATTTAGAAGTTGATTTATCTGCCTATCTCAATGATGCCGTCACAATCAGAATCACCCAAACCTTTACAGATTGTCGAGATCCCAAGGACAATAAATTTCTTGATCTCGCCGTCAGCGGTCAAGCTCATTTCTTGATTACCGGAGACAAAGATTTGCTGGTATTGAATCCATTTCATGGGGTCCAAATCATGACAATGATGGATTTCATGGAGGTCTCATCGAATTTTAACGCCTGA
- the pelF gene encoding GT4 family glycosyltransferase PelF, giving the protein MPSHPHTKSARANVCLILEGTYPYVAGGVSSWVHELIREQSHLTFSLVTLVPPNSKLKRQYEIPKNVVGIHTLFIQDMPKGKSWRFKKKLKQDLYTRLAPLIENLIVAPEMKDLEEMLAILKDYREELGTRILLNSEEAWEALCNMYLKLLAGTKFIDFFWSWRQLASALYSILIYPMPDADCYHSLCTGYGGLFLARAHLDTGKPCLLTEHGIYTNERRIEISSASWLDDQRALSLNVDDVRLDKTLKDLWLDSFMGYSRLCYESCALIITLFEGNHLLQIEDGANPEKLRVIPNGVDYEKFSSVKRDKSHPPTVALIGRVVPIKDVKTFIRAGIILKSRVPDLRVWIIGPTDEDPDYFSECAEMIQNAGVQEVITFTGKVRVDEYLGKIDVIALTSLSESQPLVILEAGSAGVPSVATNVGSCQELIYGRNDEDPPLGDGGIVCSLSSPIEVATAMEKLLTDPDFYDQCARTMRERVERYYNKIQQHQSYRELYASYLP; this is encoded by the coding sequence ATGCCCTCACACCCTCACACCAAATCAGCCAGGGCTAATGTCTGTCTGATTCTGGAAGGCACCTATCCTTATGTGGCAGGAGGTGTATCATCCTGGGTTCATGAACTCATCAGAGAACAAAGTCATCTCACATTTTCACTGGTAACCCTGGTTCCTCCAAATTCCAAGCTCAAGAGACAGTATGAAATTCCTAAAAATGTTGTGGGGATTCATACCTTGTTTATTCAGGATATGCCCAAGGGAAAATCATGGCGCTTTAAGAAAAAACTGAAACAGGATCTCTATACCAGGCTGGCTCCATTGATTGAAAATCTGATTGTGGCTCCAGAGATGAAAGATCTGGAAGAAATGCTGGCGATATTAAAAGATTATCGGGAAGAGCTGGGAACCAGGATTCTGTTGAATTCCGAAGAGGCCTGGGAGGCTCTATGCAATATGTATCTGAAATTACTCGCTGGAACCAAATTTATTGATTTTTTCTGGTCCTGGCGTCAATTGGCGTCCGCGTTATATTCCATTCTGATATACCCGATGCCGGATGCGGATTGTTATCACTCTCTGTGTACCGGGTATGGAGGATTGTTTTTGGCTCGGGCTCATCTGGATACAGGCAAACCCTGTTTATTGACCGAGCATGGTATTTATACCAATGAACGCCGGATCGAGATCAGTTCGGCATCCTGGTTGGACGACCAGAGAGCATTGAGCCTGAATGTGGATGACGTGCGTCTGGATAAGACACTCAAGGATCTGTGGCTCGACAGTTTCATGGGTTATTCCCGGTTATGCTATGAGTCGTGTGCGCTCATCATCACCTTGTTTGAAGGGAACCATCTTCTGCAAATTGAAGACGGCGCCAACCCTGAAAAATTGAGAGTCATTCCCAATGGAGTGGATTATGAAAAATTTTCGTCCGTCAAACGTGATAAATCGCATCCTCCCACGGTTGCGTTGATTGGAAGGGTGGTTCCCATTAAAGATGTAAAAACATTCATCAGGGCTGGAATTATTTTGAAAAGCAGAGTTCCCGATTTGCGGGTATGGATTATCGGACCGACTGATGAGGACCCTGATTATTTTTCAGAGTGTGCGGAAATGATTCAAAACGCAGGTGTTCAGGAAGTCATTACCTTTACCGGAAAAGTGCGGGTGGATGAATATCTCGGAAAAATTGATGTGATTGCCCTGACCAGTCTGAGTGAATCTCAACCGTTGGTGATTCTTGAAGCCGGCTCCGCAGGTGTGCCGTCTGTCGCAACCAATGTGGGATCATGCCAGGAATTGATTTATGGGCGCAATGATGAAGATCCGCCTTTGGGGGATGGCGGCATTGTGTGCAGCTTGTCATCACCCATCGAGGTGGCGACGGCCATGGAAAAATTGCTGACGGATCCGGATTTTTATGATCAGTGTGCCAGAACCATGCGTGAGCGGGTTGAACGATATTATAATAAAATTCAACAGCATCAATCCTATCGGGAATTGTATGCGTCTTATCTTCCATAA